The following proteins come from a genomic window of Osmia lignaria lignaria isolate PbOS001 unplaced genomic scaffold, iyOsmLign1 scaffold0013, whole genome shotgun sequence:
- the LOC117611493 gene encoding uncharacterized protein LOC117611493, with product MTTSFSDLLREQEEVAGWIQRFWANVCKLGKDKLTGAVLEQRQGLLNRYWDTFLSGHRKLMRCKEASSSSYVKEDAFSVTEEAYLDAASMISHHLKELPSPCSSHVQQSNIAPPPHPQLPKIDLPKFSGDPLQWESFRDLFKSLVHDVSHLPDVQKLLYLKSSLTGEAAEVIRNTPITDSGFRGAWDDLEARYGNIRLLSFSHHRALLLCPPALQQSAGELKRLLDTFRQAIRAYVTLRKPVTSWDEWFVYLLSQKLDKTTHLAWETSLADSREIPRFQQLSQFLENRIQALGAAGMTDPSLHAVSPTSSKEIKPKTKGGASAKGVNSNVLAAASKSPPARKCPGCSGTHGLGFCYKFKALSPAKRKERVQQLKACLSCLNVGHEVGKCPSKQVCLACSKRHHTLLHEALTAPPASAPGREGGQPAREDAASTSDDATQQVTTLSLSVGSKAVALLATAKVRLEAPSGETVEVRALLDTGSDTSLVSSWVAQALRLPRRAVRVAISGVKDNEVGHATGEVSLVVRPRHPSDFRLPVRALVLRKLTSLLPSKRIVAKSWPHITGLTLADPEYGVPARVDLLLGADVCGTLFGDDSRRGPEGTPTAKLTPFGWVLMGPASDDKPKAETAARVLHCHGEDSTSQLLQRFWELDEIRERAPMSQEEEKCERHFLDTHARDPSGRYVVRLPFVKDPRTALKSNRTTALKLLFNCERRLSSDATLKEQYRNFMMEYLTLQHMQGAPEEADKGPAYYLPHHAVRKRHDPSAKLRVVFNASFCTATGQSLNDCLATGQKLQADLWMVLTRWRLFRVVFTTDIVKMFRQIRVHSEDTKWQSILWRATPDERVQDFRLTTVTYGTACAPFLALRVLAQLANDESSRFPRGASVVRRHTYVDDILTGADDVSETLALKREVVAIFKAGGFELSKWASNIPEIQEADSSNTRLFQEWSGISTLGVNWNPRDDAFSLRVAAAELVRECTTKRSILSEIAGLFDPLGWAAPVLVVAKILMQDLWILGADWDQQLPENVCTMWQRFRGSLPQLDTLKIPRWTFASSEPSTQMELHGFCDASQRAYAAAVYLRVNNNGSVATSLLVAKTKVAPVKTITIPKLELCGATLLSKLLIRVKEGINMSGPTIAWTDSSVTLHWIRGHASQWKPFVAHRVSDIQHEIPADNWRHIRSPDNPADLATRGMSPAELVDSDIWWHGPKWLTEQPEFWPATFPESNEGIEAERRGATVHVVKEKFGENFLCRFSSLSHLLSVIAQCFRFASLSRGQPCEKGFVKAAERTHAFLAVLRFSQHTSFLEEIEQLQRHGELRKASPLSSCRPFLDDQGLLRLGGRLENAALPYNEKHPYLVAKRCPLARLLIRDAHYRTLHGGPQLTRSHLMRRVWIVRGRSLVRSEIAACVTCARFSGRRAGQLMGQLPQERTAAQRAFLTTGVDYAGPIKLRTSPGRGHKAYKGYIALFVCLSTRAIHLEAVSDLTSASFLAAFRRFVGRRGHCATLFSDNGTVFQGADRELRAMFRQSTLFYQEAAASLALDGTSWQFIPPYAPHFGGLWEAGVKSVKHHLRRVIGDSTLTFEELTTLLCQIEACLNSRPLYALSEDPSELAALTPGHFLIGEPTTVPPEPEEPCTALHTRWRLISQMRAQFWKRWRREYLQHLQQFPKWRRYRENLEIGSLALIRDDLQPPAKWLMGRVTELHPGPDGCVRVVTLRTEKGTVKRPIVKLCPLPVSPTDAS from the coding sequence ATGACTACGTCCTTTTCGGATCTTCTGCGTGAACAAGAGGAAGTAGCGGGGTGGATACAAAGATTCTGGGCTAACGTATGCAAGTTAGGAAAGGACAAGCTGACGGGAGCGGTTTTAGAGCAGAGACAGGGTTTGCTCAACCGATACTGGGACACGTTCCTTAGCGGACACCGTAAATTGATGAGATGCAAGGAGGCGAGTTCTAGTTCATATGTCAAAGAGGACGCCTTTTCGGTCACAGAAGAAGCTTACCTTGACGCAGCCTCCATGATTTCCCATCACCTGAAAGAGTTGCCGTCCCCTTGCTCCTCGCATGTTCAACAGTCCAATATTGCGCCTCCGCCCCACCCGCAACTGCCTAAAATTGATTTGCCGAAATTTTCGGGCGATCCGTTACAATGGGAGAGCTTTCGCGACCTTTTTAAAAGTCTAGTCCATGACGTCAGCCACTTACCTGACGTACAGAAGCTACTCTATTTGAAGTCTAGTTTGACAGGTGAGGCCGCCGAGGTCATTCGGAATACGCCGATAACGGACTCCGGCTTCAGGGGAGCATGGGACGATCTGGAAGCCCGGTACGGTAACATTCGTCTGTTATCGTTTTCCCATCATCGAGCGCTCCTCTTGTGCCCACCAGCCCTGCAGCAGTCAGCTGGCGAATTGAAGCGGCTTTTAGACACTTTCCGCCAGGCGATTAGGGCGTACGTTACACTGAGGAAACCCGTTACTTCATGGGATGAGTGGTTTGTATACTTACTAAGCCAAAAGCTTGACAAAACTACTCACCTTGCTTGGGAGACTTCTTTGGCGGATAGCCGGGAAATCCCGCGGTTCCAGCAATTATCGCAGTTCTTGGAGAACCGGATCCAAGCTTTAGGCGCTGCAGGCATGACGGACCCATCACTCCACGCTGTGTCGCcgaccagctcaaaggaaatcaAACCTAAAACAAAAGGAGGAGCATCAGCAAAAGGCGTTAACTCTAACGTCTTAGCCGCAGCATCAAAGTCGCCCCCGGCCCGGAAATGTCCGGGGTGTTCGGGCACCCACGGTCTAggattttgttataaattcaaGGCGCTGTCGCCGGCAAAACGCAAGGAGCGCGTCCAACAGCTGAAGGCCTGCCTGAGCTGTTTGAATGTAGGACACGAAGTGGGTAAGTGTCCGTCTAAACAAGTCTGTTTAGCTTGTAGCAAGCGACACCATACGTTACTGCACGAGGCGCTGACGGCTCCACCGGCAAGCGCACCAGGCCGTGAAGGCGGACAGCCGGCACGAGAAGACGCTGCCTCGACGTCTGACGACGCAACTCAGCAGGTGACTACCCTCTCTCTATCGGTTGGCTCAAAAGCCGTGGCCTTACTCGCAACCGCCAAGGTGAGATTGGAGGCGCCATCAGGAGAAACCGTAGAGGTCCGAGCCCTTCTGGACACCGGCTCCGATACCTCTCTCGTCTCATCGTGGGTCGCTCAGGCGCTACGTCTTCCACGGCGGGCGGTGCGAGTGGCCATCTCAGGCGTTAAGGACAATGAGGTTGGACACGCGACCGGAGAGGTATCACTTGTAGTTCGACCCCGACACCCCTCGGACTTCCGATTACCAGTTCGTGCGTTGGTACTCCGCAAACTAACGTCGTTGCTCCCGAGCAAACGCATCGTGGCAAAGTCTTGGCCGCATATTACCGGTCTCACGCTTGCTGACCCCGAGTACGGAGTTCCGGCTCGGGTAGATTTACTTTTAGGTGCGGATGTTTGCGGGACGCTCTTTGGTGACGACTCGCGCAGAGGGCCAGAGGGTACTCCAACAGCGAAACTCACCCCCTTTGGCTGGGTGCTTATGGGACCAGCCTCCGACGACAAACCCAAGGCGGAGACGGCCGCTCGGGTTCTTCACTGCCACGGCGAGGACTCCACAAGCCAACTCCTCCAGCGGTTCTGGGAGCTGGACGAGATTCGAGAACGGGCTCCAATGtcacaagaagaggaaaagtgTGAGCGTCACTTCCTTGACACCCATGCTCGAGATCCATCGGGACGCTACGTGGTGCGCCTTCCCTTCGTAAAGGACCCGCGGACTGCGCTGAAGTCCAACAGGACGACGGCGTTGAAACTCCTCTTCAATTGTGAACGACGCCTATCCTCGGATGCTACGCTGAAAGAGCAGTATCGAAATTTTATGATGGAGTACCTGACCTTACAGCACATGCAGGGTGCACCCGAAGAAGCGGATAAAGGGCCTGCGTATTACCTGCCACACCACGCCGTACGCAAGCGTCACGATCCTTCTGCCAAGTTACGGGTCGTTTTTAATGCTTCTTTTTGTACAGCCACGGGCCAATCGCTAAACGACTGCCTCGCCACTGGTCAGAAGCTCCAGGCTGACCTGTGGATGGTATTGACCCGCTGGCGACTTTTTCGGGTCGTATTCACCACGGACATTGTCAAGATGTTCAGACAGATCCGAGTCCATTCAGAGGATACTAAGTGGCAAAGCATCCTTTGGCGCGCCACTCCCGACGAACGAGTGCAGGACTTTCGGCTTACAACGGTGACGTATGGCACGGCGTGTGCGCCTTTCCTAGCTTTACGGGTACTTGCCCAGCTGGCGAACGACGAAAGCAGCCGATTTCCCCGAGGAGCTTCGGTGGTGCGTCGACACACTTATGTCGATGATATTCTCACCGGGGCGGATGATGTCAGCGAGACCCTGGCTTTGAAAAGAGAAGTGGTGGCAATTTTCAAAGCTGGCGGTTTCGAACTAAGCAAATGGGCATCTAACATACCGGAAATTCAAGAAGCCGACTCTTCTAATACGCGCCTGTTTCAGGAATGGTCCGGCATCAGCACACTAGGCGTGAACTGGAATCCTAGGGATGATGCCTTCTCCCTTCGAGTCGCAGCCGCTGAGCTGGTGAGAGAATGCACCACCAAGAGGTCTATCCTTTCGGAAATCGCAGGCCTCTTCGACCCACTGGGCTGGGCGGCGCCGGTCCTAGTCGTGGCCAAGATTTTAATGCAGGACCTCTGGATCCTTGGAGCGGACTGGGATCAGCAATTGCCAGAGAACGTCTGCACTATGTGGCAGCGCTTCAGAGGCTCCCTGCCGCAATTGGATACCCTGAAGATCCCACGCTGGACATTTGCCTCATCAGAGCCGTCCACCCAGATGGAACTTCACGGTTTTTGTGACGCCTCGCAGCGAGCTTATGCGGCAGCGGTGTACCTGCGGGTCAATAACAATGGGTCGGTAGCGACCTCGCTTTTGGTCGCAAAAACTAAGGTGGCCCCGGTAAAGACTATAACAATTCCGAAGTTGGAACTGTGTGGAGCCACCTTGTTATCTAAATTATTGATTCGGGTCAAAGAAGGCATTAATATGTCTGGCCCGACCATCGCGTGGACGGATTCAAGTGTAACCTTACACTGGATCCGCGGCCATGCATCTCAATGGAAACCCTTCGTTGCCCATCGAGTCTCCGATATCCAGCACGAGATACCGGCGGACAATTGGCGGCACATCCGCTCTCCGGACAATCCAGCGGACTTGGCAACCCGAGGAATGAGCCCAGCCGAGCTCGTCGACTCCGATATCTGGTGGCACGGGCCGAAATGGTTGACGGAACAGCCTGAATTCTGGCCGGCGACCTTTCCGGAGTCCAACGAGGGAATAGAGGCAGAGAGAAGAGGAGCCACGGTACACGTCGTCAAGGAGAAATTCGGAGAAAACTTCCTGTGCCGCTTCTCCTCCCTCTCGCACCTTTTATCTGTTATTGCCCAGTGTTTCAGGTTTGCCAGTCTAAGCCGAGGGCAGCCTTGCGAGAAGGGTTTTGTTAAAGCAGCGGAGCGCACCCACGCCTTCCTAGCAGTTCTGAGATTCTCTCAACACACCAGTTTCCTGGAGGAGATTGAACAACTGCAACGGCACGGCGAGCTACGCAAAGCTTCACCCCTTTCTTCGTGTCGACCTTTCTTAGACGACCAGGGCTTACTAAGGCTCGGAGGGCGCTTAGAAAACGCGGCTCTGCCGTACAATGAGAAACATCCTTACCTTGTGGCGAAGAGATGTCCGTTGGCCAGGCTTCTGATACGGGACGCACATTACCGCACGCTCCATGGAGGTCCACAGCTTACTCGCAGCCATCTCATGAGAAGAGTCTGGATCGTCCGAGGCCGCTCACTGGTTCGATCCGAAATCGCCGCCTGCGTCACGTGCGCCCGGTTCAGCGGACGTAGAGCTGGACAACTGATGGGACAACTTCCACAAGAGCGCACTGCAGCACAGAGGGCCTTTTTAACCACCGGCGTGGATTATGCGGGCCCGATTAAGCTACGTACCTCGCCCGGGCGTGGCCACAAAGCCTACAAAGGCTACATCGCCCTCTTCGTGTGCCTGTCTACCAGGGCAATACATTTGGAAGCGGTGTCAGATCTAACCTCAGCTTCCTTTCTTGCAGCCTTCCGTCGCTTTGTGGGCAGGCGAGGACATTGCGCCACTCTGTTTAGCGACAATGGAACGGTATTCCAGGGAGCAGACAGAGAGCTCCGCGCTATGTTCCGCCAGTCTACTTTATTCTACCAGGAGGCAGCCGCATCCCTGGCATTAGACGGCACCAGCTGGCAGTTCATTCCCCCTTATGCGCCGCATTTTGGTGGCCTGTGGGAGGCAGGGGTAAAATCCGTAAAGCACCATCTACGGAGAGTGATCGGTGATTCCACACTTACCTTCGAGGAACTGACGACTCTCCTCTGTCAAATAGAGGCGTGCCTAAACTCGAGGCCACTGTACGCACTATCAGAGGACCCTTCGGAGCTGGCCGCCTTGACACCGGGTCACTTCTTGATAGGGGAACCAACCACCGTCCCCCCAGAGCCAGAAGAACCATGCACTGCACTTCACACACGCTGGCGgttaatctcacaaatgcgagcACAATTCTGGAAAAGATGGAGACGCGAATACTTACAGCATCTCCAACAGTTTCCGAAGTGGCGTCGTTACCGGGagaatttggaaatcggcagccTGGCGCTTATCCGGGACGACTTACAGCCACCAGCAAAGTGGTTGATGGGACGCGTCACCGAACTACACCCAGGACCTGATGGATGCGTTAGAGTGGTAACTCTACGCACTGAAAAGGGCACTGTTAAGAGGCCAATCGTCAAGCTGTGCCCCTTACCAGTATCGCCAACCGACGCCTCTTAG
- the LOC143306589 gene encoding uncharacterized protein LOC143306589, translated as MTTSFSDLLREQEEVAGWIQRFWANVCKLGKDKLTGAVLEQRQGLLNRYWDTFLSGHRKLMRCKEASSSSYVKEDAFSVTEEAYLDAASMISHHLKELPSPCSSHVQQSNIAPPPHPQLPKIDLPKFSGDPLQWESFRDLFKSLVHDVSHLPDVQKLLYLKSSLTGEAAEVIRNTPITDSGFRGAWDDLEARYGNIRLLSFSHHRALLLCPPALQQSAGELKRLLDTFRQAIRAYVTLRKPVTSWDEWFVYLLSQKLDKTTHLAWETSLADSREIPRFQQLSQFLENRIQALGAAGMTDPSLHAVSPTSSKEIKPKTKGGASAKGVNSNVLAAASKSPPARKCPGCSGTHGLGFCYKFKALSPAKRKERVQQLKACLSCLNVGHEVGKCPSKQVCLACSKRHHTLLHEALTAPPASAPGREGGQPAREDAASTSDDATQQVTTLSLSVGSKAVALLATAKVRLEAPSGETVEVRALLDTGSDTSLVSSWVAQALRLPRRAVRVAISGVKDNEVGHATGEVSLVVRPRHPSDFRLPVRALVLRKLTSLLPSKRIVAKSWPHITGLTLADPEYGVPARVDLLLGADVCGTLFGDDSRRGPEGTPTAKLTPFGWVLMGPASDDKPKAETAARVLHCHGEDSTSQLLQRFWELDEIRERAPMSQEEEKCERHFLDTHARDPSGRYVVRLPFVKDPRTALKSNRTTALKLLFNCERRLSSDATLKEQYRNFMMEYLTLQHMQGAPEEADKGPAYYLPHHAVRKRHDPSAKLRVVFNASFCTATGQSLNDCLATGQKLQADLWMVLTRWRLFRVVFTTDIVKMFRQIRVHSEDTKWQSILWRATPDERVQDFRLTTVTYGTACAPFLALRVLAQLANDESSRFPRGASVVRRHTYVDDILTGADDVSETLALKREVVAIFKAGGFELSKWASNIPEIQEADSSNTRLFQEWSGISTLGVNWNPRDDAFSLRVAAAELVRECTTKRSILSEIAGLFDPLGWAAPVLVVAKILMQDLWILGADWDQQLPENVCTMWQRFRGSLPQLDTLKIPRWTFASSEPSTQMELHGFCDASQRAYAAAVYLRVNNNGSVATSLLVAKTKVAPVKTITIPKLELCGATLLSKLLIRVKEGINMSGPTIAWTDSSVTLHWIRGHASQWKPFVAHRVSDIQHEIPADNWRHIRSPDNPADLATRGMSPAELVDSDIWWHGPKWLTEQPEFWPATFPESNEGIEAERRGATVHVVKEKFGENFLCRFSSLSHLLSVIAQCFRFASLSRGQPCEKGFVKAAERTHAFLAVLRFSQHTSFLEEIEQLQRHGELRKASPLSSCRPFLDDQGLLRLGGRLENAALPYNEKHPYLVAKRCPLARLLIRDAHYRTLHGGPQLTRSHLMRRVWIVRGRSLVRSEIAACVTCARFSGRRAGQLMGQLPQERTAAQRAFLTTGVDYAGPIKLRTSPGRGHKAYKGYIALFVCLSTRAIHLEAVSDLTSASFLAAFRRFVGRRGHCATLFSDNGTVFQGADRELRAMFRQSTLFYQEAAASLALDGTSWQFIPPYAPHFGGLWEAGVKSVKHHLRRVIGDSTLTFEELTTLLCQIEACLNSRPLYALSEDPSELAALTPGHFLIGEPTTVPPEPEEPCTALHTRWRLISQMRAQFWKRWRREYLQHLQQFPKWRRYRENLEIGSLALIRDDLQPPAKWLMGRVTELHPGPDGCVRVVTLRTEKGTVKRPIVKLCPLPVSPTDAS; from the coding sequence ATGACTACGTCCTTTTCGGATCTTCTGCGTGAACAAGAGGAAGTAGCGGGGTGGATACAAAGATTCTGGGCTAACGTATGCAAGTTAGGAAAGGACAAGCTGACGGGAGCGGTTTTAGAGCAGAGACAGGGTTTGCTCAACCGATACTGGGACACGTTCCTTAGCGGACACCGTAAATTGATGAGATGCAAGGAGGCGAGTTCTAGTTCATATGTCAAAGAGGACGCCTTTTCGGTCACAGAAGAAGCTTACCTTGACGCAGCCTCCATGATTTCCCATCACCTGAAAGAGTTGCCGTCCCCTTGCTCCTCGCATGTTCAACAGTCCAATATTGCGCCTCCGCCCCACCCGCAACTGCCTAAAATTGATTTGCCGAAATTTTCGGGCGATCCGTTACAATGGGAGAGCTTTCGCGACCTTTTTAAAAGTCTAGTCCATGACGTCAGCCACTTACCTGACGTACAGAAGCTACTCTATTTGAAGTCTAGTTTGACAGGTGAGGCCGCCGAGGTCATTCGGAATACGCCGATAACGGACTCCGGCTTCAGGGGAGCATGGGACGATCTGGAAGCCCGGTACGGTAACATTCGTCTGTTATCGTTTTCCCATCATCGAGCGCTCCTCTTGTGCCCACCAGCCCTGCAGCAGTCAGCTGGCGAATTGAAGCGGCTTTTAGACACTTTCCGCCAGGCGATTAGGGCGTACGTTACACTGAGGAAACCCGTTACTTCATGGGATGAGTGGTTTGTATACTTACTAAGCCAAAAGCTTGACAAAACTACTCACCTTGCTTGGGAGACTTCTTTGGCGGATAGCCGGGAAATCCCGCGGTTCCAGCAATTATCGCAGTTCTTGGAGAACCGGATCCAAGCTTTAGGCGCTGCAGGCATGACGGACCCATCACTCCACGCTGTGTCGCcgaccagctcaaaggaaatcaAACCTAAAACAAAAGGAGGAGCATCAGCAAAAGGCGTTAACTCTAACGTCTTAGCCGCAGCATCAAAGTCGCCCCCGGCCCGGAAATGTCCGGGGTGTTCGGGCACCCACGGTCTAggattttgttataaattcaaGGCGCTGTCGCCGGCAAAACGCAAGGAGCGCGTCCAACAGCTGAAGGCCTGCCTGAGCTGTTTGAATGTAGGACACGAAGTGGGTAAGTGTCCGTCTAAACAAGTCTGTTTAGCTTGTAGCAAGCGACACCATACGTTACTGCACGAGGCGCTGACGGCTCCACCGGCAAGCGCACCAGGCCGTGAAGGCGGACAGCCGGCACGAGAAGACGCTGCCTCGACGTCTGACGACGCAACTCAGCAGGTGACTACCCTCTCTCTATCGGTTGGCTCAAAAGCCGTGGCCTTACTCGCAACCGCCAAGGTGAGATTGGAGGCGCCATCAGGAGAAACCGTAGAGGTCCGAGCCCTTCTGGACACCGGCTCCGATACCTCTCTCGTCTCATCGTGGGTCGCTCAGGCGCTACGTCTTCCACGGCGGGCGGTGCGAGTGGCCATCTCAGGCGTTAAGGACAATGAGGTTGGACACGCGACCGGAGAGGTATCACTTGTAGTTCGACCCCGACACCCCTCGGACTTCCGATTACCAGTTCGTGCGTTGGTACTCCGCAAACTAACGTCGTTGCTCCCGAGCAAACGCATCGTGGCAAAGTCTTGGCCGCATATTACCGGTCTCACGCTTGCTGACCCCGAGTACGGAGTTCCGGCTCGGGTAGATTTACTTTTAGGTGCGGATGTTTGCGGGACGCTCTTTGGTGACGACTCGCGCAGAGGGCCAGAGGGTACTCCAACAGCGAAACTCACCCCCTTTGGCTGGGTGCTTATGGGACCAGCCTCCGACGACAAACCCAAGGCGGAGACGGCCGCTCGGGTTCTTCACTGCCACGGCGAGGACTCCACAAGCCAACTCCTCCAGCGGTTCTGGGAGCTGGACGAGATTCGAGAACGGGCTCCAATGtcacaagaagaggaaaagtgTGAGCGTCACTTCCTTGACACCCATGCTCGAGATCCATCGGGACGCTACGTGGTGCGCCTTCCCTTCGTAAAGGACCCGCGGACTGCGCTGAAGTCCAACAGGACGACGGCGTTGAAACTCCTCTTCAATTGTGAACGACGCCTATCCTCGGATGCTACGCTGAAAGAGCAGTATCGAAATTTTATGATGGAGTACCTGACCTTACAGCACATGCAGGGTGCACCCGAAGAAGCGGATAAAGGGCCTGCGTATTACCTGCCACACCACGCCGTACGCAAGCGTCACGATCCTTCTGCCAAGTTACGGGTCGTTTTTAATGCTTCTTTTTGTACAGCCACGGGCCAATCGCTAAACGACTGCCTCGCCACTGGTCAGAAGCTCCAGGCTGACCTGTGGATGGTATTGACCCGCTGGCGACTTTTTCGGGTCGTATTCACCACGGACATTGTCAAGATGTTCAGACAGATCCGAGTCCATTCAGAGGATACTAAGTGGCAAAGCATCCTTTGGCGCGCCACTCCCGACGAACGAGTGCAGGACTTTCGGCTTACAACGGTGACGTATGGCACGGCGTGTGCGCCTTTCCTAGCTTTACGGGTACTTGCCCAGCTGGCGAACGACGAAAGCAGCCGATTTCCCCGAGGAGCTTCGGTGGTGCGTCGACACACTTATGTCGATGATATTCTCACCGGGGCGGATGATGTCAGCGAGACCCTGGCTTTGAAAAGAGAAGTGGTGGCAATTTTCAAAGCTGGCGGTTTCGAACTAAGCAAATGGGCATCTAACATACCGGAAATTCAAGAAGCCGACTCTTCTAATACGCGCCTGTTTCAGGAATGGTCCGGCATCAGCACACTAGGCGTGAACTGGAATCCTAGGGATGATGCCTTCTCCCTTCGAGTCGCAGCCGCTGAGCTGGTGAGAGAATGCACCACCAAGAGGTCTATCCTTTCGGAAATCGCAGGCCTCTTCGACCCACTGGGCTGGGCGGCGCCGGTCCTAGTCGTGGCCAAGATTTTAATGCAGGACCTCTGGATCCTTGGAGCGGACTGGGATCAGCAATTGCCAGAGAACGTCTGCACTATGTGGCAGCGCTTCAGAGGCTCCCTGCCGCAATTGGATACCCTGAAGATCCCACGCTGGACATTTGCCTCATCAGAGCCGTCCACCCAGATGGAACTTCACGGTTTTTGTGACGCCTCGCAGCGAGCTTATGCGGCAGCGGTGTACCTGCGGGTCAATAACAATGGGTCGGTAGCGACCTCGCTTTTGGTCGCAAAAACTAAGGTGGCCCCGGTAAAGACTATAACAATTCCGAAGTTGGAACTGTGTGGAGCCACCTTGTTATCTAAATTATTGATTCGGGTCAAAGAAGGCATTAATATGTCTGGCCCGACCATCGCGTGGACGGATTCAAGTGTAACCTTACACTGGATCCGCGGCCATGCATCTCAATGGAAACCCTTCGTTGCCCATCGAGTCTCCGATATCCAGCACGAGATACCGGCGGACAATTGGCGGCACATCCGCTCTCCGGACAATCCAGCGGACTTGGCAACCCGAGGAATGAGCCCAGCCGAGCTCGTCGACTCCGATATCTGGTGGCACGGGCCGAAATGGTTGACGGAACAGCCTGAATTCTGGCCGGCGACCTTTCCGGAGTCCAACGAGGGAATAGAGGCAGAGAGAAGAGGAGCCACGGTACACGTCGTCAAGGAGAAATTCGGAGAAAACTTCCTGTGCCGCTTCTCCTCCCTCTCGCACCTTTTATCTGTTATTGCCCAGTGTTTCAGGTTTGCCAGTCTAAGCCGAGGGCAGCCTTGCGAGAAGGGTTTTGTTAAAGCAGCGGAGCGCACCCACGCCTTCCTAGCAGTTCTGAGATTCTCTCAACACACCAGTTTCCTGGAGGAGATTGAACAACTGCAACGGCACGGCGAGCTACGCAAAGCTTCACCCCTTTCTTCGTGTCGACCTTTCTTAGACGACCAGGGCTTACTAAGGCTCGGAGGGCGCTTAGAAAACGCGGCTCTGCCGTACAATGAGAAACATCCTTACCTTGTGGCGAAGAGATGTCCGTTGGCCAGGCTTCTGATACGGGACGCACATTACCGCACGCTCCATGGAGGTCCACAGCTTACTCGCAGCCATCTCATGAGAAGAGTCTGGATCGTCCGAGGCCGCTCACTGGTTCGATCCGAAATCGCCGCCTGCGTCACGTGCGCCCGGTTCAGCGGACGTAGAGCTGGACAACTGATGGGACAACTTCCACAAGAGCGCACTGCAGCACAGAGGGCCTTTTTAACCACCGGCGTGGATTATGCGGGCCCGATTAAGCTACGTACCTCGCCCGGGCGTGGCCACAAAGCCTACAAAGGCTACATCGCCCTCTTCGTGTGCCTGTCTACCAGGGCAATACATTTGGAAGCGGTGTCAGATCTAACCTCAGCTTCCTTTCTTGCAGCCTTCCGTCGCTTTGTGGGCAGGCGAGGACATTGCGCCACTCTGTTTAGCGACAATGGAACGGTATTCCAGGGAGCAGACAGAGAGCTCCGCGCTATGTTCCGCCAGTCTACTTTATTCTACCAGGAGGCAGCCGCATCCCTGGCATTAGACGGCACCAGCTGGCAGTTCATTCCCCCTTATGCGCCGCATTTTGGTGGCCTGTGGGAGGCAGGGGTAAAATCCGTAAAGCACCATCTACGGAGAGTGATCGGTGATTCCACACTTACCTTCGAGGAACTGACGACTCTCCTCTGTCAAATAGAGGCGTGCCTAAACTCGAGGCCACTGTACGCACTATCAGAGGACCCTTCGGAGCTGGCCGCCTTGACACCGGGTCACTTCTTGATAGGGGAACCAACCACCGTCCCCCCAGAGCCAGAAGAACCATGCACTGCACTTCACACACGCTGGCGgttaatctcacaaatgcgagcACAATTCTGGAAAAGATGGAGACGCGAATACTTACAGCATCTCCAACAGTTTCCGA